In the Candidatus Zixiibacteriota bacterium genome, one interval contains:
- a CDS encoding efflux RND transporter permease subunit, translating into MKISEISIKRPVLALVLSLVILLFGLVALFRLPVREYPDIDPPIVSITTFYRGASPNVVETEITDILEEQLSTIEGVKTLTSSSREQGSVITIEFELSRDVDEAANDVRERVSRVRGVLPREADDPIVSKVDANAQPIIWLALNSTRHSTLELSDLADRVLKERIQRLPGVASVFIGGERRYAMRVWLDAQRMAAHQLTTYDIENAIRRENAEIPAGRIEGDGREFSVRTRGELTTAEEFAAIIVKQKGDEYVRLGDVALVELGAEDDRTAIRWNGEPAVGLGIIKQKKASTLEVSDNIMAEMSELRSLLPDGMQLNVAYNSATFIQESLDEVVETLAIAAILVIIVILLFLKSFRATIIPTFAIPTSIIGAFALAYFLGFTVNILTLLALVLAIGLVVDDAIVVLENIYRHMEMGKSRWRAALDGSKEIGFAVLATTITLVAVFVPLAFLQGNVGRLFNEFGVTVAVAVLISGFVALTLTPMLSSRILRPLHTGKRNWASRSFDAFFEWLDKSYRAVLSLSLRHRVLSTAAILLLILLGVGAFKFLPSELVPTEDRGVAFGIVIAPEGATLDYTDRYMRQVEGILMNVPERAGLFTATGLGFGGPGRVTNGFVFLGLKPRGERDRSQQEIVGSLFPQLLGIPGVLAFLINPPSLGQDFSSPVEYVLKADSYEELQTAVGVIMGKAMQLGYLINLDTDLRLNKPQLDITIDRERASALGVSVTDIGSTLETYLGGKVVGNFKRGAKQYDVITQLKPTDRATPETIDELYLRGRGGLVQLASVVSINETVAPKELNHFNRVRSATIT; encoded by the coding sequence ATGAAAATAAGCGAAATATCTATTAAGCGGCCTGTCCTGGCGCTGGTGCTCAGTCTGGTTATTCTCCTTTTCGGGCTGGTAGCTTTATTCCGTCTGCCGGTCCGGGAATATCCCGATATCGACCCGCCGATTGTCTCCATCACCACCTTCTATCGCGGCGCCAGCCCCAATGTGGTCGAGACGGAAATCACCGATATTCTTGAAGAGCAGCTCTCCACTATTGAGGGGGTCAAGACTCTTACCTCTTCCAGCCGCGAGCAGGGCTCGGTCATCACCATTGAGTTTGAGTTGAGCCGTGATGTCGATGAAGCCGCCAATGATGTTCGCGAGCGTGTCTCCCGCGTTCGGGGCGTGCTCCCGCGGGAGGCCGATGACCCCATTGTCAGTAAAGTTGATGCCAACGCCCAGCCGATTATCTGGCTGGCTCTTAATTCCACGCGCCACTCCACCCTGGAGCTGTCCGACCTCGCCGACCGTGTTCTCAAGGAACGAATCCAGCGCCTTCCGGGAGTAGCCTCGGTCTTCATCGGCGGCGAACGCCGCTATGCTATGCGGGTCTGGCTCGATGCTCAACGAATGGCGGCGCATCAGTTGACCACCTATGATATCGAAAATGCTATCCGCCGCGAAAACGCGGAAATTCCGGCGGGACGAATCGAAGGGGATGGACGGGAATTCTCCGTTCGCACTCGTGGCGAACTGACTACTGCCGAAGAATTCGCCGCTATCATTGTCAAGCAGAAAGGGGATGAATACGTTCGGCTCGGCGATGTCGCTTTGGTGGAGCTGGGCGCCGAAGACGACCGCACCGCAATTCGCTGGAACGGCGAACCGGCGGTCGGACTTGGTATCATCAAACAGAAGAAAGCGAGCACCCTCGAGGTCTCCGACAATATTATGGCCGAGATGAGCGAATTGCGCTCCCTGTTACCGGACGGAATGCAGCTCAATGTCGCCTATAATTCCGCCACCTTCATTCAGGAATCGCTCGATGAGGTAGTCGAAACTCTGGCGATTGCGGCAATTCTGGTTATCATCGTCATTCTGCTCTTCCTGAAAAGTTTCCGCGCCACTATCATTCCGACCTTTGCCATTCCGACCTCCATTATCGGCGCCTTTGCCCTGGCTTATTTTCTTGGCTTCACCGTTAACATTTTGACGCTTCTGGCGCTGGTGCTGGCTATCGGATTGGTGGTCGATGATGCTATTGTTGTGCTGGAAAACATCTATCGTCATATGGAGATGGGCAAATCCCGCTGGCGCGCCGCCCTCGACGGCTCCAAAGAAATCGGTTTCGCCGTTCTTGCCACCACCATCACTCTGGTGGCGGTTTTCGTGCCGCTGGCGTTTCTGCAGGGGAATGTGGGACGGTTATTCAACGAGTTCGGCGTCACTGTGGCGGTGGCCGTTCTAATTTCCGGTTTTGTCGCCCTGACTCTGACCCCGATGCTCAGTTCGCGGATTCTACGCCCTCTGCATACCGGTAAGCGGAATTGGGCGTCTCGCTCCTTTGACGCCTTCTTCGAGTGGCTCGACAAGTCCTACCGCGCCGTTTTAAGTCTTTCCCTTCGTCACCGGGTGCTTTCAACCGCCGCCATTCTCCTGCTCATTCTGCTCGGTGTGGGCGCCTTCAAATTCCTTCCCAGTGAGCTGGTCCCGACCGAAGACCGGGGCGTCGCCTTTGGTATTGTCATAGCGCCCGAAGGGGCGACCCTGGATTACACCGACCGGTATATGCGCCAGGTGGAGGGTATCCTGATGAATGTGCCGGAGCGGGCCGGCCTCTTTACCGCTACCGGTCTCGGTTTCGGCGGACCGGGACGTGTGACTAACGGCTTTGTCTTTCTGGGCCTCAAGCCTCGCGGCGAGCGGGACCGCAGTCAGCAGGAAATTGTCGGCTCTCTCTTTCCCCAACTTCTGGGGATTCCGGGAGTGCTGGCATTTCTTATCAATCCTCCCTCCCTGGGACAGGACTTTTCTTCTCCGGTCGAATATGTTCTCAAAGCTGATTCATATGAGGAGCTCCAAACCGCCGTCGGCGTTATTATGGGGAAGGCGATGCAGCTCGGTTATCTTATCAATCTCGATACCGACCTCCGTCTCAATAAACCGCAACTCGATATTACCATCGACCGGGAGCGCGCTTCCGCCCTGGGCGTCTCCGTTACCGATATCGGCTCCACCCTGGAGACTTATCTCGGCGGCAAAGTGGTCGGCAACTTCAAACGGGGGGCAAAGCAGTATGATGTCATTACCCAGCTGAAGCCGACTGACCGCGCCACTCCGGAAACTATCGACGAATTATATCTTCGCGGACGCGGAGGACTGGTGCAGCTGGCATCGGTCGTCAGCATCAATGAAACCGTCGCCCCCAAAGAACTGAATCACTTCAACCGTGTTCGCTCTGCCACTATCACC
- a CDS encoding efflux RND transporter periplasmic adaptor subunit, translated as MKKRVIPSILSLILILAALSGCSKQQAGGGFSMPPMPVETALVASATVEDRFDAVGTIEAHDAVTIVAEIDAIVVDLPFTEGAAIEKGTLIAQLDDTQLRAERERALAIRDQRKAAYDRIKSLLDKAVTSQQEFDDVNAAYKVAEAELAMIEAKLAKTRIVAPFSGEVGARKVSPGAFLRAGTPITDLANISELKVTFSAPERYFPLLRRGSEVSIATAPYPDYELKGRIEVIEPTIDLSTRAAKMIAHFANPGGRFRPGMSANVSAVLARRENALLVPDEAIFAEGAQSLVFVVNPDSTVARKPVTVGARQRKSVEIVQGLEPGMTVVKAGHQKLFEGAKVMPIMAPSNIGETASLNGGTK; from the coding sequence ATGAAAAAGAGAGTTATACCGAGTATATTGTCATTGATTCTAATCTTGGCCGCTCTATCCGGATGCTCGAAGCAGCAGGCCGGCGGCGGATTTTCCATGCCCCCTATGCCGGTCGAGACCGCACTGGTGGCAAGCGCCACCGTGGAAGATCGCTTTGACGCCGTCGGAACCATCGAGGCGCACGATGCCGTCACTATTGTGGCGGAAATTGATGCCATTGTGGTTGACCTTCCCTTTACTGAAGGCGCCGCCATCGAGAAAGGGACTCTCATCGCCCAGCTTGACGACACTCAACTGCGCGCCGAACGGGAGCGCGCCCTCGCTATTCGTGACCAACGCAAAGCCGCTTACGACAGAATAAAGTCGCTTTTGGATAAAGCGGTCACCTCGCAGCAGGAATTTGATGACGTCAATGCCGCCTACAAAGTCGCCGAAGCCGAACTGGCTATGATTGAAGCCAAACTTGCCAAGACCAGAATCGTGGCTCCTTTTTCCGGTGAAGTCGGCGCCCGCAAAGTCAGCCCCGGAGCTTTTCTGCGGGCCGGGACGCCAATTACGGACTTAGCCAATATTTCAGAGTTGAAAGTTACTTTCTCCGCTCCGGAGCGATATTTCCCGCTCCTTCGCCGGGGGAGCGAAGTCTCCATAGCAACCGCTCCTTACCCTGATTATGAGTTGAAAGGACGTATCGAGGTGATTGAACCGACCATCGACCTTTCCACCCGCGCTGCCAAAATGATTGCCCATTTCGCCAATCCCGGCGGACGATTCCGCCCCGGGATGTCGGCCAATGTATCGGCCGTGCTGGCGCGACGGGAGAATGCGCTGCTCGTGCCGGATGAGGCTATCTTTGCCGAAGGCGCCCAGTCGCTGGTATTTGTCGTCAATCCCGACAGCACGGTGGCGCGCAAGCCGGTTACAGTCGGCGCCCGTCAGCGAAAATCAGTCGAAATCGTCCAGGGATTAGAGCCGGGCATGACAGTGGTTAAAGCCGGTCATCAGAAATTATTCGAAGGCGCCAAAGTGATGCCGATAATGGCGCCGAGCAATATCGGCGAAACGGCCAGCCTGAACGGAGGCACTAAATGA
- a CDS encoding ubiquinone/menaquinone biosynthesis methyltransferase, whose amino-acid sequence MNRGIQKIFAQVPHTYELINHILTFGMDIICRRKAAKIAAGGGGNRWMDLCSGTGEMAANLARLSQNGTTVYAADFSQPMLSMARKKPEASRIRFVITDVGMLPFPDATFDALTISFATRNINTSRENLIICLKEFNRVLKPGGRFINLETSQPKSKLLQKLMHLYVKAAVKPIGGTISGSKAGYAYLSQTVPRFYPAEAFAEIIRTAGFATVEYRRLFFGIIAIHIGQKKADK is encoded by the coding sequence ATGAATAGAGGCATCCAGAAGATATTTGCGCAGGTGCCGCATACTTATGAATTGATAAATCATATTCTGACGTTTGGAATGGATATAATCTGCCGACGGAAAGCGGCAAAGATAGCGGCGGGAGGCGGGGGGAACCGCTGGATGGACCTCTGCAGCGGGACCGGCGAAATGGCCGCCAATCTGGCGCGGCTTTCCCAGAATGGAACGACGGTTTATGCCGCCGACTTTTCGCAACCTATGCTGTCGATGGCGCGAAAAAAGCCGGAAGCGTCGCGGATAAGATTTGTCATAACTGATGTGGGGATGCTGCCGTTTCCGGACGCAACTTTCGACGCCCTTACCATCTCTTTTGCCACCCGTAATATCAACACCAGCCGGGAGAATCTGATTATCTGTCTGAAAGAATTCAATAGGGTACTGAAGCCGGGTGGAAGATTTATAAATCTCGAAACAAGCCAGCCAAAGTCAAAACTGCTGCAGAAATTGATGCATCTTTATGTAAAGGCGGCGGTGAAACCGATTGGAGGGACAATTTCCGGCTCGAAAGCGGGATACGCCTATCTTTCCCAGACCGTGCCGCGCTTTTACCCGGCGGAAGCATTTGCGGAGATAATCAGAACGGCCGGTTTTGCAACGGTGGAATACCGCCGTCTCTTTTTCGGCATTATCGCCATTCATATCGGACAGAAAAAGGCGGACAAATAA
- a CDS encoding Crp/Fnr family transcriptional regulator — protein MPLTENLQLLSQSIFCSGLDREELRALHDITAIRKVKKGEILFLEGDPAGGFYILLAGKVRVYKSSPEGKEFTIHQINPGQLFAEAAIFRGGEYPANCAALEDSLVAFFPKESFVQLIKESPQISLKIIGSMSSFLREFNRKVEELTLKEVPARIASYLLREAERKGTRHLLLDIPKAELAKHLGTISETLSRNLRKFKELGILQVHGKKITILDPEHLQAVADGEKI, from the coding sequence ATGCCCCTGACGGAAAACCTGCAGCTTTTGAGCCAATCGATATTCTGCTCCGGATTGGACCGGGAGGAACTGCGGGCGCTTCACGATATCACCGCGATAAGAAAGGTGAAAAAGGGGGAGATACTTTTCCTGGAGGGGGACCCGGCTGGCGGATTTTATATCTTGCTTGCCGGAAAGGTTCGGGTTTATAAATCCTCTCCGGAAGGGAAGGAATTCACCATTCATCAGATAAACCCGGGGCAATTGTTTGCCGAGGCGGCGATATTCCGGGGAGGGGAATATCCAGCCAACTGCGCCGCTCTGGAGGACTCCCTGGTGGCGTTTTTCCCCAAGGAATCATTTGTGCAGCTTATCAAAGAATCGCCGCAGATTTCACTTAAGATAATCGGGTCGATGTCATCTTTCCTGCGGGAGTTCAACCGCAAAGTGGAAGAGCTGACCCTGAAAGAAGTTCCGGCGAGGATTGCTTCTTATCTTCTGCGCGAAGCGGAAAGAAAAGGAACGAGGCACCTGCTGCTGGATATTCCCAAAGCCGAACTGGCCAAACATCTGGGGACAATCAGCGAAACGTTGTCGCGCAACCTGCGCAAATTCAAAGAGTTAGGAATACTTCAGGTACACGGCAAGAAAATAACCATCCTCGACCCGGAACATCTTCAAGCGGTCGCCGACGGCGAAAAAATATAA